CTGGCGATTATGAAATATTATATTGTGAGTATTGGTTGACAATTAATTTGCTATATTGTGAGGTAACACTGACAAGGAACCTTTTtatatccatccatccatccagggAATCCAACACTCTGCCGTCAAATAACGAGCCAAAGCACGGTGAAGAACCTCGAATGGGCCACCCAAAACTGTTCCGTAAGCTTCGAAACGATTGGCATTTGGCCGGAAAACTTTGACGGCACGGATATCAACAGTGTGTGCAAGGATGGCGAGGAACAATTCCTTGTCTGTGCCGATGATTTCGGCAAAATTCGACTGTTTAGCTTTCCAGCATCGCAGCCAAAGGTGAGCTATGCGAGGGGAAGGATTGAGATGTATCATTACAATGCAAATGtatgtcttgttttgtttgttttgcagtcGCTATCGCATAGTTACAAGGGTCACAGCAGTCATGTAACGTCGGTACAATTCATGCACGATGGCGTGCGTCTTTTATCGGCCGGTGGTATGGACACGAGTGTATTGCAATGGAGAGTAGTGTAAGAGTCCGTGTGTTAGACAAACGCCTAAATCGAGGGAGGTTTACATTCCACCAAGCATTTTCACACTCCCCCTGTACACGTTTTCGCATTTCGCATACAGCACCCCACGGGAAATGTTGGCAAGTTGCGTTTGAGGGGTTTGCAGAAGAAcaaagtttattttattttatctagCACCGATACTAACTTATTATTTTATCACGATTAGCAAATAAGCGTAAACCGACgaataaattcaaattaatcaTATCGAAGGTCAGAGGAAACAGGGAGCTCTTTGCGGAAATTCGGGCTTGATGCATTCCTTTTGTTTGGCTCGATCTAGTGAACATTTTTCTAGAGCATTGCCACATTTCTATCCGGGTTACTCCATAACTCCGGTTCCGACACCAGGAAAAACAAGCCGGGAAAACGTGCACCCGCTAAAAGAAACGTGCGGAAGCTTGGGAGCGATTTTGAAACCGTCCAGAACCTATTCCGACAACTTTGACTATGAACTGGAACCGAAATCCCTTTAAGCCGTATTACAACAACTTTGTTCTGATCGTGTATTTTGAGGAAAGAACGAACTCACCTGTTTTATTCCGATTGCTCACGAGTACAATAAAGTTGCCGCCTTTTTTTAATGCACAGTGATCAATCCACACGGACCGCCACAAACTTGTACACAacatattttgttattttggaaGCTAATTCAAAACCATAAAAGATTATGTTCTAGCAGTTACACTAAACACTTGCCTATCTAAACACTATCTAAACAGAACAAAGGCAAACAGTTTGCCACTATTTAAACTGAAAAATAaaggtacaacaatttttccgTTCGGCGCGAAACcggaaaagcaacaaaactacTCGAAACGTTTGTCAGCCGCGCGCGCCCGATTAACCGTGCCGCCATGGAAATGCCACGAATGATCGGGCGTGTGCGACGTGCTCGATTTGCAGCGTCTTCGTTTCGGACGGCTGCTCGAAAAGCGCTGTACTTCCGTTTTCGTTGCCGAGGTGAGCGGACGTGTGTCGCGTCGACTGGCGTCGAAAATTTGTGGTTAAGTTAGGGTAAAGTGTAAATTGTGGCTAGAATTAGGCGCGAACGAAGCGAAGGCGTGGGTTTTGTACAAATTTCGTTGGGGAAACTACTCGGGAAGGTGGAATTGGTACGTTTTTCGAAGCGTCATGCCACATTTTATGgtcggcatttttttttacgcaCACCCCGAGTTAGGCTTGGCGTGGTTTCCCTCCTGCTCTGCGCTTTCATGGTGGTCGGTTTGAGACGGAAGATTTTCATCTTCGGATCTATTACCGGGCGGTAACATAATCGTATGCGGACGCGCGCATTTGGTGTGAATTTTCACGAGGAAACAAGCAGGGATTTACTGTTGGTTGGGAAATCTGTTCCAAGTGTAGCTGTTCTGAGGAGGCACGGCAGCATTTGGTTGAAGCGCAAACCGTGTAGATGGCTTGGGCGCTGCTCTGACACACCATCGAAGCATGCGGGGATTTCCAGAAACTTTACTTCAGATGTTCGAGTGATGTTTCGCAGTATATTCTTGTGAAATTGTAACTTTTTTAAAGATCAAATCACAGGAGTATACTGTGAGATATTGCCGGTATCGTCGTCCATCGCACAGGGAAAAAAAGGCGGGGTGTTCTTTTACCACCAGCTCGCCGTGAGGACGGTGTGTCAGCCATGTGCTTGCTATATTAGAGATACGATGAAGCATCGgctgtgagagtgtgtgtgtgcggcttCTCAATTTTCCCCGTATTCCTGTTGGGCGTGCTGTGTGTGCCGAGTACAGCGAGCAACGAAAAAAGGTAACTAtcccgagtgtgtgtgtgtgtgagccaTAACCACAAAAATATGGTGTGCCTGTTGGCCACCGAAAAAATCGTTCCtaatctgtgtgtgtgtgtgtgtgtacgtgtgttgcGGTGGCTTGGGCATCACCACTCTGTGTGTTTTCTGATAGAATAGAGCCGCTCAAATGTGTAGCATATGATGATAAAAACCACTAAGAGCCAATCCATTGAGTATtcgatgagaaaaaaaatctatgtCCCTATATCTGACTACATTTTGCCGGCAATTCATTTGAAAGCTGTTGGGAACAAATACCACcgcaaacacacgcgcgcgcgacGTAGAAAGTGGATAAACCTTTTCCTAACCTCACATATatgctttccatttcccaGATTCTTCTTCGGACGCGCTGATTTAGGGCGTAGAAAACAGACAGTCTTCGTACAAGACAGTAAGTCGTTTGCCTGCAGTTTGTATTTTGTATATTCGGGTTAAACAATACTTTAAATTCGTTCAGTTTTTTTGAGCGAGCGCGTGGTCTTAAGCCGGGTGATTATGCAACAGTTCGGCACGTGAAAACTAACCGTGAAACTCACGGGCGctatgaataaaataaattcccGCATTGATAGTTAATTCTTCTCAAAACATTGTTTACCATCGTTTTTACGACCATTATCCGAAAGTATGTAGGCGGGAAAGAAGGTTAATAAGATAGGAATGGAATATTAAGCCGTATTGTAACGTGTGGTAACGTTCTacaagaaaaatcaataattagGGTAGCTATTATTTCTCATGGCGTGTTATATTACACACGGGACAAGTAGTATAATTTGTTAAAtacttaaattaattttattttaactgGCTAGCATACGCATTCGAAAGAAGCGATAGAGAAGCTATGAGTGAGCTTTCAACGGTTTATTCGAAGTGCGAAAGCGTCGCGTGTTCGAAAGCTTTCGAACATAATCCCAACCGTGCTTTTCGCCACGGATGACCCGACTGACATTAGTTTCGTTaaaaagataacaaaacgTTTGACAGTTTGACGTGTTTCGTTAAAAAGGAAGAGAAACTGTTTTTTCCTCCGTTTCGTCTATGTTCAtatgtaaacaaaaggaaaaacggaTCCGGGTGGGTGGACAAGTGAAAAGCCAACTCGGGTGGAAACTCTGGCAGCTGTTGTTGGGTGGACGGTCGAGAAAAAACGGTGTGCGGTCGCGGAAGCAACAGATTAGTTGCGATAATTGTGTGATGTGAGCTTGCAGAACACCACATTTGGGCATTGGAAAACAGAGTCATGTTTTCCGTGTTTAAGAAGCTAACGAACAAAAACGATGGCCCTGCCGTATCGATACCGGAGTCCGTCGGGCAGACGATGTCTGATTCGCTTAAGAAGCGATTTTCCCGTGGCGTCCAATATAACAGTATGTTACGGAGTTACACCATTTCTTTTGCGTTGTGTCGTCTAACTAAATTCCTTTATCGCTTCTTCTCTCTCGTTCTCTAGTGAAAGTCGTTATCAAGGGCGATCGAAATGTTGGTAAATCGTGTCTGCTGGAACGGCTGCAGGGAAAAGCCTTCATCGAGCAGTACACTCCGACGGAGCAGATACAGGTCGCCAGCATCCAGTGGTCGTTCAAAGCGACGGACGACGTCGTTAAGGTGGAAGTGTGGGATGTGGTAGATCgtggaaaatcgaaacaaaaaagcaccaacCTGAAGCTTACGACGGCCGGACCTGGTTCGGATCCGGACGTCCCCGTGCTGGATGCGGAGTTTCTCGACGTGTACAAGGGCACACACTGTGTCGTGATGGTGATGGACATAACCAAGGCATGGACGTTCGATTACGTTTGCCGTGAACTGCCCAAGGTGCCGACGGACATTCCGATACTACTGCTCGGCAATCACTGTGATATGGGTCACCATCGGGTAATTAGTGCGGAACAGGTGCACGGGTTCGTCGAGACGGCCAGCCAGGAACGGAAGGCCGAAATCGTTTACGGCGACAGCTCAATGCGGAACGGGTTCGGATTACGATTATTGCACAAATTCTTTGGCATTCCGTTTCTGTACCTGCAGAAGAGTGCTCTCGAAGCGTCGCTGAGAAAAAATGCTCAGGACCTCGACATCTGCCGGTTGGAGATCGATGAATATCAGGTTCGTAGCGAGGAGTGTGGTATTTTCAAGATACTCGTAcacaactaacttttttttgcagaaatcGGACGATTCGGACTATGGTCGCTTCCTGGACAATCTCATCAGCAAGAAGAAGGCACGTGAAAGCACTGCCCACCCCACCCCTACCAGCCCTACCGAACCGTCCGTGATTCGACCGACAAAAAGCATCATACTTGGCGGTGGTCATCCTATCATCGTGCCGGATCGGAATTCTCATCTGGCGGTCGCTTCGACGACGGCCATCAACACAACCAAGCTCAATCCACAGCGCCAACCGGAACAACCGGCCCGCACTGCAACCATGGCCACACTGTCGTCCGACATGGGGTTCGGAAAGATCGACAATGTGGATGAGTTTTGTCCGGATGGTGGCGTGTTGGATAAGTCGTTCCTTGAGGATACGGTTGACGTAGGTGGGGGTCGTCAGTCGTCATCCTTTTCACCGGCTGTTGAAAGCgatgaagatgacgatgatcgTCACAATCCGCTCGTGTCGAGGTTTGATGATGAAGATCCTGGTGGAGAGGTAGCGACCGAACCACCGGAAATATCCGATAAATCACCACCCTCTGTGAAACGATCGGTCGCCGGCGTACAGACGTTAAACCCGGCACGGAGCGAACCAGAACGTACTACCGGAAGGTACAACGAGGAAGAGACGGCAGAAGAGGAGACACAGGAGGAGGACGATAGCGAACGGAAGCTTTCGCTGCTGAGTGTCGAGCTGGAAGTGGGACGAATCACACCGGGTGTTGATAAAGGAAAGCTGCACCTTAACTACGAAGGTTGGTCCATGATCGACACGAAAGAGCGTCGATCGCCGGAAGGAGGTGAAGATGTCGTTTCCACCTCCTCCGTGAGTCGGTCCAAGAGTTCATCGGATAAAAAGGTAAGACTTCAGTGGGGCAGCGTTGCACAACAGTGCATAAAATGTTCCTTTCATTCCCCAGTCCAAGGACAAAGACAAAAAgcacaagaagaaaaagtcCAGCAAAGACAAGGACGACAGCGGCGGTGGTCGTAGCAGCAGTGACGGGAAGCACCACCGAAGCAGCAAACGCAAAAGCCACGTCGATGAGTTCCTGAAGGAGATGCAAACGAATGCCGCCACGTACGAGGACGGTGGCACCGTGGACGATGCTTATGAAGCGCTCTGAGATTACTGAATCCGCTTGCTGTTCCACCTACACGGGCGTTACTTATTAACCTTGTCATCGCTGAATCTTGGCTGCCGGCCCGAGTGTCGCCGCGTGTGTTTCCTTGCGAATTTATCATTCTTATTATTACACGATAATTGTTAAGCTTCCCATTACTAAACACTACACGGCTCGGCACGGTTGCCGATTCTGCCGCTAGAAGGGCGAACGCATGCGGGAGAACTTACAAAGTTTACTAAaaacatatatatataacaaCACGTTTTAATCAAGCCTTggggtagtgtgtgtgtggatgtttgTGTTAGTACGGTAGAATGTCCGATGCTTACGTATCAGGTGTTGCATCACTGAACGCTTGGCCTCCTAGGGTCTTCCAAGCCATCCAAGcttatgtttattatttctgGTGGACACATCAACGCCATAATTCCATCTCAGTTTGAGTCTGCGAATTGAGTTGTCCGGTGTCCATCTCATGACATGACTAACCAACCGGAATCTGGCGTATCTTATTCGAAGTACGATGGTAAGTTAATCTTGCAACCCTTATAGCTCAACATTATGGTGGCTCCTAAATCGTCCTTTTACAACTGCGAGGTTATAGAAATTGATGATTTCTGTCGACTTTGGATCAGGGCACATATCTCAGATGTGGATTAGAGTAGTGGAGTACAGTTACAATCGTCAGGGTTTTTTTGAACGGAGAAGTATCCCTAGTCGGAAGAATTATCGCTAGGCAGACCCCGAAACCTTTGACCCCAAAGACCCAAGATTGATGGTCAAATTATGGACGTCTAACGAGACTAATTGATGGGCGATTTCTTCACTTATTTCtactgcaaaaaaacaacatcattagtccataattttaattaagtaTCCTTCCATCAGACCAGTGAAAATCGAGACGCAAATGAATCACGACACAATTTAATTATATCCGACCACCTGCTCGGTATGCCCAGAGTACCCACACCACAAGCGACCCGAAATCAAGTGCAGAGTGGCCACATCAATAACCTCTAGTTCGATATCTTCCTTGAAATTGCGACACTGTTCACTGCGGCTGTATGTTTGCAATGTGGTTCCGTAACTGTTACCACATCAAAAGACCATCCTCTCTCCGTTGCCATTACCCCGCGGACTACCTTTACCTTGCTCAAAATATGCAGTGTCGAAGGACACTtgaaagagaaagagcaaaaaagcataaaaaacctCGCACCAGCTCAGGCTTCCGGTAGAATAGGGATTAACTTTTTCTCACACTTCTTCGGGCGTGTTCGCTCTAGCAGATCGCTGTCGaagggtttcctttttttgtcttcctttATTCCCGTTCGTTTTGCTCGGGTTTCGTTTTAGGGTTTCCTTCGCCCTCCGTTGCATTTTTTGTGTGGCAAGATATCCttgagaaaaaaacgaaacggatCCGCCAGTAGGAAAAGGACGTTGAAGATGTGGCAGAAGGCGCGCTAACGGTGTCATCACGTGAGAACGAGTGAGTTTTTCAGGGCAAGTTTGCCGGGACGGAACTTGAATGAGGGTGAAGTTTTTAACTAAAACTACACTTTAGAAGCCGCCAGGAAGTGccgttttttaaaaattaatgaactattatgcaaaatattgagatggtttgttgttgaaagTTATTATAAATTGCCTCAGGTGCTTTAAAATTGAGGTCTTTTTCATGATTCCGGATTCTGATCAAGTGTtcattgaagcattttttgaAGTTTAAGCAGCAAGCGTCAACCTTTAGCGAGTCATCATGCTTCCGACAGTGTTTCTCTTTCACGCCTACAGTTTTT
The Anopheles moucheti chromosome 2, idAnoMoucSN_F20_07, whole genome shotgun sequence genome window above contains:
- the LOC128310770 gene encoding rab-like protein 6, with product MFSVFKKLTNKNDGPAVSIPESVGQTMSDSLKKRFSRGVQYNMKVVIKGDRNVGKSCLLERLQGKAFIEQYTPTEQIQVASIQWSFKATDDVVKVEVWDVVDRGKSKQKSTNLKLTTAGPGSDPDVPVLDAEFLDVYKGTHCVVMVMDITKAWTFDYVCRELPKVPTDIPILLLGNHCDMGHHRVISAEQVHGFVETASQERKAEIVYGDSSMRNGFGLRLLHKFFGIPFLYLQKSALEASLRKNAQDLDICRLEIDEYQKSDDSDYGRFLDNLISKKKARESTAHPTPTSPTEPSVIRPTKSIILGGGHPIIVPDRNSHLAVASTTAINTTKLNPQRQPEQPARTATMATLSSDMGFGKIDNVDEFCPDGGVLDKSFLEDTVDVGGGRQSSSFSPAVESDEDDDDRHNPLVSRFDDEDPGGEVATEPPEISDKSPPSVKRSVAGVQTLNPARSEPERTTGRYNEEETAEEETQEEDDSERKLSLLSVELEVGRITPGVDKGKLHLNYEGWSMIDTKERRSPEGGEDVVSTSSVSRSKSSSDKKSKDKDKKHKKKKSSKDKDDSGGGRSSSDGKHHRSSKRKSHVDEFLKEMQTNAATYEDGGTVDDAYEAL